The proteins below are encoded in one region of Parvicella tangerina:
- a CDS encoding acyl-CoA dehydrogenase family protein yields MGTDRYEAHDYYLMDELLTDEHKLIRDSARAWVKKEVSPIIEDYYERADFPSQIIPGLGEIGGFGPYIPAEYGGAGLDQISYGLIMQELERCDSGLRSTSSVQSSLVMYPIWKFGNEEQRKKYLPKLATGEYMGCFGLTEPDHGSNPGGMITNIKDMGDHYLLNGAKMWISNAPFAQVAVVWAKDETGRIKGLIVERGMEGFETPEMHGKHSLRASATGELIFNDVKVPKENLLPGKDGLGAPLQCLDSARYGIAWGAIGAALDCYDSALRYSKERIQFDKPIASFQLVQKKLAEMITEITKAQLLTYRLGQLRNEGRATSAQISMAKRNNVDMALKIAREARQIHGAMGITNEYSIMRHMANLESVITYEGTHDIHLLITGMDVTGIAAFK; encoded by the coding sequence ATGGGTACAGATAGATACGAAGCACACGATTATTATTTGATGGACGAGCTGCTTACTGATGAGCATAAGTTGATCCGAGATTCAGCTAGAGCATGGGTGAAGAAAGAGGTGAGTCCGATCATTGAAGATTATTACGAACGAGCGGATTTCCCTTCTCAAATCATTCCAGGTCTTGGAGAGATAGGCGGTTTCGGACCGTATATCCCTGCGGAATATGGTGGTGCTGGTCTGGATCAGATCAGTTATGGCTTGATTATGCAAGAGTTAGAAAGATGTGATTCAGGATTACGTTCTACGAGTTCTGTTCAGAGTTCATTGGTAATGTACCCAATTTGGAAGTTTGGTAATGAAGAACAAAGAAAAAAATACCTTCCTAAGTTAGCTACAGGTGAATACATGGGGTGTTTTGGCTTGACTGAGCCAGATCATGGAAGTAACCCAGGAGGCATGATCACGAACATTAAAGATATGGGTGATCACTATCTGTTGAACGGGGCTAAAATGTGGATCTCAAATGCTCCATTTGCGCAAGTTGCAGTAGTTTGGGCCAAAGATGAAACGGGAAGAATCAAAGGGTTGATCGTAGAGAGAGGTATGGAAGGCTTCGAAACACCTGAAATGCATGGTAAGCACTCACTGAGAGCATCAGCTACGGGTGAGTTGATCTTTAACGATGTGAAAGTTCCCAAGGAGAACTTATTACCAGGTAAAGATGGTTTAGGTGCACCACTTCAATGTTTGGATTCAGCTAGGTATGGGATTGCATGGGGAGCTATTGGAGCAGCATTGGATTGTTATGATTCAGCCTTGAGGTATTCAAAAGAGAGAATTCAATTTGACAAACCAATTGCAAGTTTTCAGCTGGTTCAAAAAAAATTAGCCGAGATGATCACAGAGATCACTAAAGCACAGTTGCTGACGTATAGACTGGGTCAGTTGAGAAATGAAGGAAGAGCGACATCTGCTCAAATTTCTATGGCAAAAAGAAATAATGTTGACATGGCATTGAAAATCGCCCGGGAAGCCAGACAAATTCACGGAGCGATGGGAATCACAAATGAATACTCAATCATGAGACACATGGCTAACCTGGAGTCTGTAATTACTTATGAGGGTACACATGATATTCATTTATTGATTACTGGAATGGACGTGACAGGAATTGCGGCATTTAAATAA
- a CDS encoding OmpA family protein: MKKLLVVLIVLVAVKSWSQNLIVNGGFEEMDQCPQTLGEFYPSGWFGTHGTRTTPDLISTCAAEDAYSNPKSYIINVVPFEGNSYAGLVGYNPYDHYREYISTRLNEPLKAGEVYQFSISLTQPKMALYYLNELGVVFTKDSAKPETLLMEMVVPSDIAIKGEKFLDLNDVWSTIKVNYTAKGGEKFLHLGCFLAETDLLYRKYQDRIAFSKKTGYRDAYYIVDNLSLIPVQSPMQGKPVKTLVFENINFDSGDFSSSEEEFEQFSDLIQYLKENPMMEVVIEGHTDDVGSSQDNLQLSQERALFVKSFFEYQKVPNTINTVGYGEDKPMVANDSSANRARNRRVVIHLFEK, translated from the coding sequence ATGAAGAAATTATTAGTAGTACTTATAGTTTTAGTTGCAGTAAAGAGTTGGTCTCAGAACTTGATCGTCAATGGCGGTTTTGAGGAGATGGATCAGTGTCCTCAGACATTGGGAGAGTTTTATCCTTCAGGTTGGTTTGGAACGCATGGAACCAGAACTACGCCAGATTTAATCAGTACATGTGCAGCTGAAGATGCGTATTCTAATCCAAAAAGCTACATTATAAATGTAGTTCCGTTCGAAGGGAATTCTTATGCAGGTTTGGTAGGGTATAATCCCTACGATCATTACAGAGAGTATATTTCAACCCGACTAAATGAGCCTTTAAAGGCAGGAGAGGTTTATCAGTTCTCAATTAGTCTCACGCAACCAAAAATGGCGTTGTATTACTTGAATGAGTTGGGAGTTGTTTTTACAAAGGATAGCGCTAAACCAGAGACCTTACTCATGGAGATGGTTGTGCCTTCAGATATTGCTATTAAAGGAGAAAAGTTTTTAGATCTGAATGATGTTTGGAGCACGATTAAGGTGAATTACACGGCTAAAGGCGGTGAGAAATTTTTACATCTGGGGTGTTTTCTTGCTGAAACAGATCTGTTGTATCGGAAATATCAGGATCGTATAGCATTTAGTAAGAAGACCGGATATCGAGATGCCTATTACATCGTTGATAACCTCTCCCTGATACCTGTTCAAAGCCCAATGCAGGGAAAGCCAGTCAAAACTTTAGTATTTGAGAACATTAATTTTGACTCTGGTGATTTCAGTAGTAGTGAGGAGGAGTTTGAACAATTTAGTGATCTGATCCAGTATCTCAAAGAGAACCCTATGATGGAAGTGGTGATCGAGGGACACACAGATGATGTTGGTAGTAGTCAAGATAATCTTCAATTGTCTCAAGAAAGAGCCTTGTTTGTAAAGTCATTCTTTGAATATCAAAAAGTGCCTAACACGATCAATACCGTTGGCTACGGTGAAGATAAGCCCATGGTTGCGAATGATTCAAGTGCAAATAGGGCTAGAAACAGACGAGTGGTCATTCATCTTTTTGAAAAATAA
- a CDS encoding DUF1801 domain-containing protein: MRVEAATVQEYLENIPEERKPYMNKLREVILKNLPDGFQEELSYGMIGYVVPHSVYPEGYHCDPKLPLPFLSIASQKNFIGFYHMGIYANKELYDWFVDEYYKHSKYKLDMGKSCIRFKRMDDIPYDLLGELIQKMSPEEWIDLYENNLKR, from the coding sequence ATGCGTGTTGAAGCTGCGACCGTTCAAGAGTATCTGGAGAATATTCCGGAAGAAAGAAAGCCTTATATGAATAAGTTGAGGGAGGTCATTTTGAAGAATCTTCCAGATGGCTTTCAAGAAGAACTTTCGTATGGTATGATTGGTTATGTAGTACCGCATAGTGTTTATCCAGAGGGTTACCATTGTGATCCAAAACTCCCCTTGCCGTTTTTGAGTATTGCCTCTCAAAAGAACTTTATTGGCTTTTATCACATGGGGATCTATGCAAACAAGGAATTGTATGATTGGTTTGTGGATGAGTATTACAAACATTCAAAGTACAAGCTAGATATGGGTAAAAGCTGTATTCGTTTTAAGCGCATGGATGATATTCCTTATGACCTACTTGGTGAACTTATTCAAAAAATGTCGCCTGAGGAATGGATTGACCTGTATGAGAATAACCTTAAGCGATAA